A single window of Toxotes jaculatrix isolate fToxJac2 chromosome 4, fToxJac2.pri, whole genome shotgun sequence DNA harbors:
- the LOC121181390 gene encoding phospholipid phosphatase-related protein type 5-like, with product MIDSQLSAQRRAMRNLPGDRGQQKTSTYIVPCFLFVELVIMAGTVLLAYYFEYTDTFPVHIQGFFCFDKAYSKPYPGPEDNSKAPPVLVYSLVTAIPTVTILIGEVTSFFVKTEAAQEKTIVTADCCYFNPLLRRIVRFLGVYSFGLFTTTIFANAGQVVTGNQTPHFLSACKPNYTALGCQSPLQYITERRACTGNPYLVASARKSFPSKDAALSFYSAVYTVMYVTLVFRTKGTRLTKPTLCLVLLSLAVLVGVVRVTEHRSHWNDVLAGFVTGGSIAAFLVSCVINNFKPTQLAVPTPPQHPQRPEPSIGLPLLSLPRVESPLEKLQGYRILRSHDHQPIRSPAPPDVLLPSRRCLTSAV from the exons CTGGTCATCATGGCAGGGACCGTTCTGTTGGCGTACTACTTTGAGTACACGGACACGTTCCCCGTGCACATCCAGGGCTTCTTCTGTTTCGACAAAGCCTACTCCAAGCCGTACCCAGGACCAGAGGACAACAGCAAGGCACCGCCCGTCCTTGTCTACTCCCTCGTCACCGCCATCCCCACTGTGACG ATTCTGATTGGGGAAGTGACCAGTTTCTTTGTGAAGACGGAGGCAGCTCAGGAGAAGACCATAGTGACCGCTGACTGCTGTTATTTCAACCCTCTCCTCCGAAGGATCGTACGTTTTCTGG GTGTCTACTCCTTCGGCctcttcaccaccaccatcttTGCCAATGCTGGTCAGGTGGTGACAGGAAACCAGAcgcctcatttcctgtctgcctgcaAGCCAAACTACACAGCTCTGGGCTGCCAGTCTCCACTGCAGTATATCACAGAGCGCCGAGCCTGCACAGGAAATCCATACCTGGTGGCGTCCGCCCGCAAATCCTTCCCTTCCAAAGATGCAGCTCTCAGCTTTTATTCAGCCGTCTACACAGTG ATGTATGTGACCCTGGTGTTCCGGACCAAAGGGACCCGTCTGACAAAGCCCACCCTGTGTCTGGTGCTCCTGTCTCTGGCGGTGCTGGTGGGGGTGGTGAGGGTGACCGAACACAGAAGCCACTGGAACGATGTCCTGGCCGGGTTTGTCACCGGCGGGTCAATCGCTGCCTTTCTG GTGTCATGTGTGATCAACAATTTCAAGCCAACCCAGTTAGCAGTGCCAACTCCTCCACAGCATCCACAGCGTCCAGAGCCCTCCATTGGGCTCCCTCTCCTCAGCCTGCCCCGTGTGGAGAGTCCACTCGAAAA GCTCCAGGGCTACCGTATTCTGAGATCACATGACCATCAGCCAATCCGGTCCCCCGCCCCTCCCGATGTGCTCCTCCCCTCGCGGCGTTGCCTCACCAGCGCAGTCTAG